The Manduca sexta isolate Smith_Timp_Sample1 unplaced genomic scaffold, JHU_Msex_v1.0 HiC_scaffold_1970, whole genome shotgun sequence region CACCTGTAACACCTTTGGGGCCTCGGCTCAAGGAGCCGGACCCCGGCGGACACGAAGCCTACCAGGACGCGTCCTGCCCTGGCGACCTTATCCGCCACCTTGCCGGGCACTGGGCCCACGCGGCGCCCAGACCCGGTCGATCTTGACCTGGCCCACCTTCAGGTCCTCGATCGAACACTCTCCGATTTTGGCGATAGCCGTTGCGACATCGTCAGGGGTGACGGACTCGTCAAGCCCTGAGATGCGCAGCTCTGCCGTCATGACGGGCCGGGAGACGCGAACGTCTTCCAACCCACAGAGCGCCTCCCTCATTTTGATGACGAGGGAGTCGGCTTTCGCCTCGGACTCAGGTCCGGGCACCTCGAAAAGGTAGGCACCGGTGGCCACCCGTCGCGCCTTCATGCCGACCCCGATGCCAAGGCTGGCCAGGTCGACTTTGCCCCTGACCGCCTGCAGGGCCTGGGCGTAGGTCGTGCCCCGTTCTACCGCCTCCGGTGCTACCGTCAGGGTGACGGCAGCCTTCTTCGGAAGACGAAGCTGGGGCACAACCTTGCGCACCACCTTCTGCCTCTGGCCGGCATTTGGGGCGTTCGGCTTCGGCCCGGTCCTCCTCTTGTTCCTCTTCCCCTGCCGCCCCGGTTACCCACCACTGTCCACCCTTCTTCCACTGTTGTGGGGCCGGAGCGGATTGAGGCAGAGGCGTCGCCGCTCTCCTCCTGGACCCCGCATACGCCGACGCGGCGGGCGTTGGGCAGGCTCCTCGGCCACAGGTGTGGCTGCAGGAGCGGGGCCGAGGCGGGAGCTGGAACGTCAGCAGAtctgggcggagccgcgagtgtTGCTGCTGCCCGACTCCTCCTCTCCCCGACGGCTGGCCAGGACGGGCCAGACACCACCGACGCCACTGACGAGCGTGGGAAGGGCGCTGGGGCGAGTTTGGccgagatcgcctcgagcgttTTCTCCATGAGAGCTTCCATCCGTCTCTCATGCCGCTCGAGGCGATCCTCCTCGTTTTCTTAGAGGCCGCCTTCGGCTCCCTGGAGCGGTCGCCGGCCACAAAATCCTCGAGGATTTTGTTCTGGGTGGCCAAGGCAGCCTCCAGTGCCGTCACCTTCCGCTCGAGGGAGGCTATTATGGCCTCCAGTCTCGCGGTTTCCGCGGAGGAGGGCTCTTCCGCGCGCTCCTGCAGCTTGGCGGCATCCTCCCTGAGCCTTCACAAACGTCCCTTTGAGGTTCCGGGACGCTTTTGAGACGTGACGGATGTTCTCCGCCACCTCAAGGAGGAGGTTCTTTGTGGGAACCTTTGCCGACTTTGGCGCCGCAATTTTCGGGCAGGGCGCCACGATCCTCACTTCCTGGAGCGCTGTCTCCTCCTCCACTGCGCGGGCGGCTTCGGCCACACGTTCCTCCCTCAGGGCCGACTGGTAAGCCTCCCTAATCCCGGCCACGGAGTCATCCTCCTCCGTATCCGAGGCTGAGGCCCCACACAATTTTTGGCAGCGGCGCGCAATACTGGGTCCGTTGCGCTGCCACTGCCACTCGTGCGGACTCCCCGCGGCCTTTTGAGGCCGGCTTACGGGGTTGCCGCGCCATTCGCCTAGGTAGCCGCGAAGAGTCACTGCTCGGCTCGGACTCGCTCAGGATCCGGGCCGGCGCGCGCCTCCTAGCGGCCACCGCCTTCCCTGGCTTAGAGCCACTACCACCGCGCATCTCGGCAGTCGAGGTGGAGGCAGTGTTACGCCCAGTCGCCAACGTAATGTCGCGGTCGGAGAGCAACTCTACCTCGACAGTGcactcctttttttttattatttttttttgggtttccatcttattcccacgagtatgggggaaataacggtccgcccaggcagtgccccctgtacctgggtaagcctagcgtaacccgccaAGAGGGTCGGCctgtactctggcgggggtcgcactcgagaccgaactacccatcggccatgcatcccctcgcggtgcgccgccgcttgggattcggggtaatttttatagaggttttcttcctcgcagtccgggcggttaagccaagaccctcggtccggcaggagcgcgagacataaccGCACGACCTCCATACCGGATCACGATCTGCGACGGAGACAGCGGAAGAGAGAatcccccccactgcctgctcggggcggggtaagcgcacaccgagcccgtcgacacccccggacagaaccgggagccgcccgACCTCGTCCGAATCGgacgacggccgccgcaaggGGCGGCGACCGCCATCCAACTCCATTGTCAGGATATTGGCCGTCGCGCCGACCAGctcgatcgacgcgccgttgcccagggtgcaccacgaggaggtttcctgacctagcaccccaaggacgggtcgcactgccgcgacggtccTCAAGCCCGCACTCGGGCTCTCCAGCCTGAGCTGCCATTCCTCCACAGCGGCGTTGCGGAGGGAGACCAGAGTGGTCTCGACCTCTTGGGGGGCTAGCCTCTGTCCTCGGCGCAAGCTCTCTTCCCGCCACCAGAAGACAGAAGAGAGCCCGCGCGTCGAGATCCCAGGGCAGAGTGCCCGCCAATACGCAAGCCGCTTCGTGTGAGATCGTGCGGTAGCCCTGACGATACGCTGCGCCACCATGCGCTGCGGTCTTCGCAGCAGCCTGACGCAGCGGTCGTTCAGGGAATTGGCCCATACGGGAGAACCGTATAGGGCCATAGACCGCACGACTCCAGCGTACAGATTCCGGCAGGGATTGCCAGGACCTTCGACGTTTGGTAGCAGACGGCCGAGAGCACCGGCCGTCCGTACCAACTTCGGCGAGAGAGCCTCAAAGTGCGCGCGGAAGTCCCATCGGCTGTCCAGATGAAGACCGAGATACTTCATCTTTGAGCCGACGGGTGTCCGCACGCCCTCCACAGAGATGTAGGCCTCGATGGGCGGCCTACTCCGAGGCCCATGGAAGGCAAGGGCCTCGGTCTTGTGGAGAGCCACCGCGAGACCCAGTCGCCGAATCCTGCGCACCACCAATTCGGTACCGAATGAGGCGAGCAGGGACGCCCTCTGAAAGGTCCTGGCCGTCGCCGTCACGAGCGTGTCGTCCGCATAGCAGACGACGGCGACGCCTGAAggttggtaccacggagcacccagtcgtagccgatgttccacaggagcGGCCCGAGGACCGAGCCctgcgggacaccgcacgacatcgctctacggtgccacccgtcagcgcccggatacaccacgtacctgtctgaCAAGTACGAGCGCACCAGACGCCGGAGATAAGGTGGCACCTCGTGAtaccgcagtgcctcgttgATGCAGGCCCAGGGCATGGTGTTAAACGCGTTGGCGATATCCAAGGACACCGCCAGCACGACCCTACCCCGAGCGACTGCATCCTCCGCCAGTGCTttcacccgcagaatcgcgtgaatCGTGGATCGGCCGCGCCTAAACCCGTACTGGCAAGCGGCCAGATCCGGGCCGATCCGCTCGAGATGCCCGACGAGGCGAGCGTGTACCACACGCTCGAACAGTTTGcacacctcgtcgagcaacacgatcgGTCGGTAGGCCgatggcgactctgcgggtctccttTCTTGAGCAGGACAAGCTTCCCGTCTTCCACCGCGACGGGAAAGTGCCCTGCTCAAAGCACGCGGAGAAAAGGCTACGGAGCCTCGTACCCAGTGACTCGACAGCGAGGACCCAGACACGTCCGGGTACACCGTCGAGCCCCGGAGCCGAGTTTTGCTCCGCACCCGAGACCCTGCCACCGGGCGCGCTCCCGGCGAAACCTCCGGGATATCCTCTGCCGGAATCGACAACGATGGCGCCGATGgacgtggcgccatcggtggagaaTGGCCTCCCTGGGTGGCCGGAAATAACGCCGCGACAACGTCCGTCACCAGATCGGCTCGGAGACTCTGCGTCAGCGGGGCGCCCACGGGCGGAGCTTGCTCAACGCCATGCGGTACGGGCGTCCCCACGGGTCGCTGTCGAGTTCTCCGAGACTCCTCACGTGCCGCGGCCTTTGCTTGcgcaatggccacccgcagcgctctcttggccgtcTTGTGTAGGCCGTGAAGCAGCCGCTCCTGTTCATCATCGCCGGGCGGACGGGAATGACGGCGGCGGTGTCTGGCGAGTCGACGGCGCGCAGCCATGCAGGACGCGCGTAACTGGGTgagctccgccgaccaccagtacacctgtcgCTTCGGAGGGAGGCATCGGGCCCGGGGCATGGCCGCGTCGCAGATTTGCGACATTgcccccgaaccactccgcctcctcttCGACCCGCACCGGCCCTGCCGGTACAGGGAACCACGCCTGAACAAGAGCGGCTTCCTTCACGGCCTCCCGGTTGAGCCGCGTAACGGCCCAACGCTGGCCGCCCCATCGTCGGGAGGTCAAACTTCCACTGTTACTGGGCTGGTTGGTCCGGGGAGTGGAGACACTGAACCGTATGTACCGGTGATCGGACAGCGTCTCCTCCTCCaccaggactctccagccctggacacggcgGGCTAGGTCCGGGGTGGCGAACGTGATGTCCACCACCGAAccccgttgtgccgcacgcacgtgtc contains the following coding sequences:
- the LOC119191832 gene encoding uncharacterized protein LOC119191832, with protein sequence MAARRRLARHRRRHSRPPGDDEQERLLHGLHKTAKRALRVAIAQAKAAAREESRRTRQRPVGTPVPHGVEQAPPVGAPLTQSLRADLVTDVVAALFPATQGGHSPPMAPRPSAPSLSIPAEDIPEVSPGARPVAGSRVRSKTRLRGSTVYPDVSGSSLSSHWVRGSVAFSPRALSRALSRRGGRREACPAQERRPAESPSAYRPIVLLDEVCKLFERVVHARLVGHLERIGPDLAACQYGFRRGRSTIHAILRVKALAEDAVARGRVVLAVSLDIANAFNTMPWACINEALRYHEVPPYLRRLVRSYLSDRYVVYPGLGPRAAPVEHRLRLGAPWYQPSGVAVVCYADDTLVTATARTFQRASLLASFGTELVVRRIRRLGLAVALHKTEALAFHGPRSRPPIEAYISVEGVRTPVGSKMKYLGLHLDSRWDFRAHFEALSPKLVRTAGALGRLLPNVEGPGNPCRNLYAGVVRSMALYGSPVWANSLNDRCVRLLRRPQRMVAQRIVRATARSHTKRLAYWRALCPGISTRGLSSVFWWREESLRRGQRLAPQEVETTLVSLRNAAVEEWQLRLESPSEWRGNPVSRPQKAAGSPHEWQWQRNGPSIARRCQKLCGASASDTEEDDSVAGIREAYQSALREERVAEAARAVEEETALQEVRIVAPCPKIAAPKSAKVPTKNLLLEVAENIRHVSKASRNLKGTFVKAQGGCRQAAGARGRALLRGNRETGGHNSLPRAEGDGTGGCLGHPEQNPRGFCGRRPLQGAEGGL